One window from the genome of Natrialba magadii ATCC 43099 encodes:
- a CDS encoding DUF7093 family protein yields MVLRCSLLGHDYGESEVDREREERGSEVVVTVQEYEECVRCGDRHVISENTEVTSLSAAPATESDAVADAAATADTAETTATQDADLPHDDVSTATSTPTSPTDSTAAEQGTTEEPADATTVEADDAITDDATIIDGDGGDDGDGVSDGDGDGETEPTRAHNDVESHAADTAATDAETAPASDGADELNVPTDEDGNPVTDDGEILEDEPAHASAGGDSDREHGEWPDSDDVGPPVDEETDTEHEEWPDTGEQVDDDAVVLEHDSTAYEDDSAADARTATVDATDHEQFGGSQDAGQRDEPVSESNATGFGATAGTGTDTGGGDTTAAAAEAEAEMAETGSGIERVGDAPAPGDATHPDDDVPSEFYCPRCEFVVSSDRGSLRAGDICPECRKGYLGERARQ; encoded by the coding sequence ATGGTCCTGCGATGTTCGCTGCTCGGGCACGACTACGGGGAATCCGAGGTCGACCGCGAGCGCGAAGAACGGGGCAGTGAGGTCGTCGTCACCGTCCAGGAGTACGAAGAGTGTGTCCGCTGTGGTGACAGACACGTCATCAGTGAGAACACTGAGGTAACGAGTCTCTCGGCCGCACCGGCGACTGAGTCGGACGCGGTTGCTGACGCAGCTGCCACAGCTGACACCGCTGAGACGACTGCGACGCAAGACGCCGACCTGCCCCACGACGACGTATCGACAGCCACGTCCACGCCGACGTCCCCCACGGACTCGACTGCGGCCGAGCAAGGCACAACAGAAGAACCCGCTGACGCGACGACAGTCGAGGCGGACGACGCAATTACCGACGACGCGACGATCATCGACGGTGATGGCGGTGACGATGGTGATGGTGTCAGTGACGGTGATGGTGACGGTGAAACTGAGCCTACGCGTGCACACAATGACGTCGAGTCACACGCCGCAGATACCGCCGCCACTGACGCCGAGACCGCACCCGCCTCTGACGGTGCGGACGAACTCAACGTCCCGACGGACGAGGACGGCAACCCAGTCACCGACGACGGCGAGATACTCGAGGACGAGCCAGCACACGCCAGCGCGGGTGGCGACAGCGACCGCGAGCACGGCGAGTGGCCAGACTCCGACGACGTCGGCCCGCCAGTCGACGAGGAAACAGATACCGAACACGAAGAGTGGCCCGACACGGGCGAGCAGGTCGATGACGATGCAGTCGTTCTCGAACACGACTCGACGGCCTACGAAGATGACTCGGCAGCCGATGCCAGAACAGCGACCGTCGACGCCACTGACCACGAACAGTTCGGTGGATCGCAGGATGCCGGGCAGCGCGATGAGCCAGTGAGCGAATCGAACGCGACCGGGTTTGGGGCGACGGCCGGAACAGGTACCGATACTGGTGGCGGTGACACGACCGCCGCTGCAGCTGAAGCGGAGGCCGAGATGGCCGAAACAGGGAGCGGCATCGAACGCGTCGGAGACGCCCCCGCCCCCGGCGACGCTACCCATCCAGACGACGACGTGCCGAGCGAGTTCTACTGTCCACGCTGTGAGTTCGTCGTGAGCAGCGACCGCGGCTCGCTTCGGGCAGGCGATATCTGTCCGGAGTGTCGGAAGGGATACCTCGGCGAACGGGCCAGACAGTAA
- a CDS encoding heme-binding protein has translation MERRQPPQTDEGWYVLHDFRSIDWDAWRDAPEHRRSRALEEGIDYLTAANDVADAEEGDSAVFSVLGHKADLLLLHLRPTLAALDTLERQFEQTALAEFTERADSYLSVTEVSGYMSQEYFEEDGEIEDTGTKRYIESRLKPTIPDSEFVSFYPMDKRRGPEHNWYDLPFDERADHLSSHGELGRNYAGRVTQIISGSVGLDDFEWGVTLFADDPTDVKELLTEMRFDPSSSAFAEFGRFLSARRFPPANLGAFLAGEEVPQEQTSGHQHAGGHGHGNGNGHGHGSDSSGHHHGDSGHGHGHGHGSGDPHDDAGADEDDESVRSELEELGVYAGQPHGEDVHAVVLYSAADAGELFEEVEGLRTNFDHYDTHVKTAVYEPQNDDSDAETAVVSLWETDRAANTAAGFLADLPDIVRQAGDDEDDSWGTMGMFYTVKPEHRGDFIGVFDDAASILAEMDGHRKSDLLVNREDENDMFIASRWDSREDAMQFFRSDEFAETVEFGRDVLADRPRHVFLA, from the coding sequence ATGGAACGACGCCAACCGCCACAGACCGACGAAGGCTGGTACGTCCTGCACGATTTCCGCTCGATCGACTGGGACGCCTGGCGCGACGCCCCCGAACACCGCCGCTCCCGAGCACTCGAGGAAGGTATCGATTATCTTACGGCCGCAAACGACGTTGCAGACGCCGAGGAGGGTGACTCTGCAGTGTTCTCCGTACTCGGCCACAAGGCTGACCTGCTGCTCCTGCACCTCCGTCCGACGCTCGCAGCGCTTGATACACTCGAGCGCCAGTTTGAGCAGACTGCGCTCGCCGAGTTCACCGAGCGCGCAGACTCGTATCTCTCCGTGACCGAGGTCTCAGGCTACATGTCCCAGGAGTACTTCGAGGAGGACGGCGAGATCGAGGACACTGGCACGAAGCGCTATATCGAGTCCCGCCTGAAGCCGACGATTCCGGACAGCGAGTTCGTCAGCTTCTATCCGATGGACAAGCGCCGCGGCCCGGAGCACAACTGGTATGACCTGCCGTTCGACGAGCGTGCAGACCACCTCTCGAGTCACGGCGAACTCGGTCGGAACTACGCCGGGCGCGTGACCCAGATCATCTCGGGAAGTGTGGGCCTGGATGACTTCGAGTGGGGTGTGACCCTCTTTGCGGACGACCCAACGGACGTGAAGGAACTGCTCACCGAGATGCGCTTCGATCCCTCGAGTTCAGCTTTCGCCGAGTTCGGTCGATTCCTCTCGGCGCGGCGGTTCCCGCCGGCAAACCTGGGTGCGTTCCTTGCGGGTGAGGAGGTCCCGCAGGAACAGACGTCCGGTCATCAGCATGCAGGTGGGCATGGGCATGGGAATGGGAATGGCCACGGCCATGGTAGCGACTCGAGTGGCCACCACCACGGTGATAGCGGCCACGGCCACGGCCACGGCCACGGCTCCGGCGATCCGCACGATGACGCCGGCGCCGACGAGGACGATGAGAGCGTCCGAAGCGAACTCGAGGAACTCGGCGTCTACGCGGGCCAGCCACATGGCGAGGATGTCCACGCGGTCGTGCTCTACTCCGCGGCCGACGCAGGCGAACTCTTCGAGGAGGTTGAGGGGCTACGGACGAACTTCGATCACTACGATACGCACGTGAAAACGGCCGTCTACGAGCCCCAGAACGACGACTCCGACGCGGAAACCGCGGTCGTCAGCCTCTGGGAGACAGACCGTGCGGCAAACACGGCGGCCGGCTTTCTCGCTGACCTGCCGGATATCGTTCGCCAGGCTGGTGACGACGAGGACGATTCCTGGGGCACGATGGGGATGTTCTACACCGTCAAGCCCGAGCACCGTGGGGACTTCATCGGCGTCTTCGACGATGCAGCGTCGATTCTCGCGGAGATGGACGGTCACCGCAAGTCCGACCTGCTCGTGAACCGTGAGGACGAGAACGACATGTTCATCGCCAGTCGCTGGGACTCCCGCGAGGACGCCATGCAGTTCTTCCGTAGCGACGAGTTCGCAGAGACCGTCGAGTTCGGTCGCGACGTGCTCGCGGACCGACCGCGACACGTCTTCCTGGCCTGA
- a CDS encoding DUF6432 family protein, whose product MKAKPEYRNRERTQVAVLDELVDRADDGMSVLELRAAVEAEIDDLEEALSTLKEDHLIVVETDGSETVIKPDERVIPDDPVEEDGEQSIGDWLRDRFPF is encoded by the coding sequence ATGAAAGCAAAGCCGGAGTATCGGAACCGGGAACGGACCCAGGTGGCGGTCCTCGACGAACTCGTCGACCGCGCCGACGACGGCATGTCCGTCCTCGAGCTCCGGGCCGCGGTTGAAGCCGAGATCGACGATCTCGAGGAGGCCCTCTCGACGTTGAAAGAAGACCACCTCATCGTCGTCGAAACGGACGGCAGCGAGACGGTAATTAAACCCGACGAGCGTGTGATCCCCGACGACCCCGTTGAAGAGGACGGCGAGCAGTCGATCGGCGACTGGCTTCGGGATCGCTTCCCCTTCTGA
- the ygfZ gene encoding CAF17-like 4Fe-4S cluster assembly/insertion protein YgfZ — protein MSVISSIHEDHGATFGERAGRTIVEHYGRPERTHRAVRNGVGLIELAYGVITVTGEDRRDYVDNVVSNHVPETDGQGCYALVLGPQGRIEVELYIYNAGERILLFTPPGEAKELAADWSEKVFIQDVEIDVATDEFAIFGIHGPQATEKVASVLNGAASPDERYSFVRGTMGDAGVSVIRTDALTGEETYEVICGIDDVEAVYDVLLNQGLNAAPFGYRTRDSLALESGSALFETELEGTVPNVLGLTTALDFEKGCYVGQEVVSRVENRGQPSRRLIGLTIEVDAASEPEAEAEPESHTDADAAELVPNPGAAVFDGDASVGEISRAGLSPLLETPIALALLEYDHEGESFTVRVGGEEVPATRTELPFVEGSDVSDRLPDYS, from the coding sequence ATGAGCGTTATCTCGTCCATTCACGAGGACCACGGGGCGACGTTCGGCGAGCGCGCCGGCCGAACCATCGTCGAACACTACGGCCGCCCGGAGCGCACCCACCGCGCGGTCCGCAACGGCGTCGGGCTCATCGAACTGGCCTACGGCGTGATCACCGTCACGGGAGAGGACCGACGGGACTACGTCGACAACGTGGTCTCGAACCACGTCCCTGAAACCGACGGACAGGGCTGTTACGCGCTGGTACTCGGCCCACAGGGGCGTATCGAAGTCGAACTCTACATCTACAACGCAGGCGAGCGGATCCTGCTATTCACGCCGCCGGGCGAGGCCAAAGAGCTGGCCGCTGACTGGTCCGAGAAGGTGTTCATCCAGGACGTCGAGATCGACGTTGCAACCGACGAGTTCGCCATCTTCGGTATCCACGGCCCGCAGGCCACGGAGAAGGTCGCGTCCGTGCTCAACGGCGCAGCATCGCCCGACGAGCGCTACAGCTTCGTCCGCGGAACGATGGGTGACGCCGGCGTCTCCGTCATCCGAACCGACGCGCTGACCGGCGAGGAAACGTACGAGGTCATCTGCGGAATCGACGACGTCGAAGCAGTGTACGACGTCCTCCTCAACCAGGGACTCAACGCCGCCCCATTCGGCTACCGGACGCGCGACAGCCTCGCACTCGAGTCCGGGTCGGCGCTGTTCGAGACCGAACTCGAGGGAACCGTGCCGAACGTGCTCGGTCTCACAACAGCGCTCGATTTCGAGAAGGGCTGTTACGTCGGCCAGGAGGTTGTCTCGCGGGTCGAGAACCGTGGCCAGCCGAGCCGGCGGTTGATTGGGTTGACGATTGAGGTGGATGCTGCGTCTGAACCTGAGGCCGAGGCAGAACCCGAATCCCACACTGACGCAGACGCCGCCGAACTCGTCCCCAACCCCGGCGCAGCCGTCTTTGACGGCGACGCCTCCGTCGGCGAAATCTCCCGCGCCGGGCTGAGCCCACTGCTGGAGACGCCCATCGCACTGGCGCTACTCGAGTACGACCACGAGGGCGAGTCGTTCACGGTTCGAGTTGGCGGCGAGGAGGTGCCGGCGACGCGGACCGAGTTGCCGTTCGTCGAGGGTTCGGATGTGTCGGATCGGTTGCCGGACTACTCGTAG
- a CDS encoding DUF5611 family protein gives MKEYKMRRGEYLEERIPDMESTVVDYFGPITETQEFKGSDLFVIGEPDNPVFEKIVVGTVEYSGKKDKLAVEFHERDPTELGPDELEAAGEAVDAKNDFLLEATGRDAKARRDSLKRSVEDDPDHDF, from the coding sequence ATGAAGGAGTACAAGATGCGTCGCGGTGAATATCTCGAGGAGCGAATCCCCGACATGGAGTCGACCGTCGTGGACTACTTCGGTCCAATTACCGAAACGCAGGAGTTCAAGGGCAGCGACCTCTTCGTCATCGGCGAACCCGACAACCCCGTCTTCGAGAAAATCGTCGTCGGTACCGTCGAGTACTCCGGCAAGAAGGATAAACTCGCCGTCGAATTCCACGAGCGCGACCCGACCGAACTCGGTCCGGACGAACTCGAGGCCGCAGGCGAGGCCGTCGACGCAAAGAACGACTTCCTGCTCGAGGCGACCGGCCGTGACGCCAAGGCTCGTCGCGATTCGCTGAAGCGCTCGGTCGAAGACGACCCGGACCACGACTTCTAA
- a CDS encoding phosphotransferase — protein sequence MDDQIEKIVAQYSTASSVIRELHDVPPYRVYEVELDTQRAVVKVDDHRRGHAADEGRVHEYVATETTASVPEVIAVGSDHYITVCRDEIVREATQIDPGWAHAAGVWMATLHGDTAGAFDGFGQPRNDGTSLSLAAHDTWTDAVIERSRHHRQYLATKGYADVADAVEAFFRDHPCVFDGVGEPVLCHGDIHPEHLSRTSEGGCIAIDFEHALVAPAAYDYWRTVMPYFEASDAVDETVTRAFQDGYESVRPLPNGFEERRPLYRLLNWVAFLESLYLQQNVDPDKREEIGDWMQTRAYETLSEVRETVD from the coding sequence ATGGACGACCAGATTGAGAAGATAGTCGCACAGTATAGTACTGCAAGTAGCGTCATCCGTGAACTACACGACGTTCCGCCGTACCGTGTCTACGAAGTCGAGCTTGATACGCAACGTGCAGTGGTGAAAGTCGACGATCACCGACGAGGACACGCAGCCGACGAAGGTCGTGTTCACGAGTACGTCGCAACGGAGACAACAGCGTCCGTTCCCGAAGTGATCGCTGTTGGGTCTGACCACTATATTACAGTCTGTCGTGACGAGATTGTGCGCGAAGCGACACAGATAGATCCCGGCTGGGCACACGCTGCAGGTGTCTGGATGGCCACGCTCCACGGTGACACTGCCGGTGCGTTCGATGGATTTGGCCAGCCCCGAAACGATGGCACGAGTCTGTCGCTTGCAGCCCATGACACCTGGACTGACGCTGTCATCGAACGCAGTAGACATCATCGCCAGTACCTCGCGACGAAGGGGTACGCAGACGTTGCCGATGCTGTTGAAGCGTTCTTCCGGGATCATCCCTGTGTTTTCGATGGAGTCGGTGAGCCAGTGCTCTGTCACGGCGACATTCACCCTGAACATCTCAGCCGAACGAGTGAGGGTGGGTGCATCGCGATCGATTTCGAACACGCACTCGTTGCACCGGCGGCGTACGACTACTGGCGGACAGTGATGCCGTACTTCGAAGCGTCCGATGCCGTTGACGAAACTGTTACGCGGGCGTTCCAGGACGGATACGAATCTGTCCGACCGCTTCCCAATGGGTTCGAGGAGCGACGCCCACTGTACAGACTGCTCAACTGGGTTGCGTTCCTCGAATCACTCTATCTCCAACAGAACGTCGACCCGGACAAGCGCGAAGAGATCGGCGACTGGATGCAGACACGTGCATATGAGACGCTTTCGGAGGTGCGAGAGACAGTCGACTAA
- a CDS encoding PadR family transcriptional regulator, translating to MRKSGPPKGLIAYLVLELLEEKPRYGYEILKEIRDISGGHWEPSYGSVYPILYKFEEKGWAERIEREDEPDRKYFELTDSGYEELEERRESSTEKARDFADVILGFFHVYAAFSTDERFEIPDVEGEWQFNEDFSRWVVEQVVRHHEHYFDTEFERIEATPEEFYERRGIETDGK from the coding sequence ATGCGGAAAAGTGGACCGCCGAAGGGACTCATCGCCTACCTCGTTCTCGAGTTACTCGAGGAGAAGCCTCGGTACGGGTACGAAATTCTCAAAGAGATTCGCGACATCAGCGGCGGTCACTGGGAACCATCCTACGGCTCCGTCTATCCGATTCTCTACAAGTTCGAAGAGAAGGGGTGGGCCGAGCGTATCGAGCGCGAGGACGAGCCCGACCGCAAGTACTTCGAACTCACCGATTCGGGCTACGAGGAACTCGAGGAGCGACGCGAGAGCAGCACCGAGAAGGCACGCGATTTCGCGGACGTGATCCTCGGTTTCTTCCACGTCTATGCGGCGTTTTCGACGGACGAACGATTCGAAATTCCCGATGTAGAGGGCGAGTGGCAGTTCAACGAGGACTTCAGCCGCTGGGTCGTCGAGCAGGTGGTCCGACACCACGAGCACTATTTTGATACCGAGTTCGAGCGCATCGAGGCGACGCCCGAGGAGTTCTACGAACGCCGGGGAATCGAGACGGACGGCAAGTAG